In the genome of Planococcus donghaensis, the window ATTCCTCAAATGATTCAAACGTATATAATTCCTGTGATTTTGTTAGGCGTAATTTTTTCGCAAAACTGGACAAGTGGAGTCATTATTTTAATTACAGCACCATTTATTCCAGTATTTATGGCATTGGTTGGAAAAGGAACGAAGAAAAAAGCCGACGAAAAAATGGAACAACTCAACCGTTTTTCAGGTACTTTTCTCGATATTTTACAAGGTCTTTCAACACTGAAGCTGTTTGGACAAGCTGAAAAGCAGCAGCAAGCGATTCGGAAAAGTAGTTTAGATTTCCGAGATTCTACAATGGAAGTATTAAAATCAGCATTTCTTTCTTCTTTGATGCTTGAGTATATATCCATGTTAAGTATCGGGATTGTTGCACTAGAAATAGGATTGCGACTTGTTGTATTCGATAGCATTAGCTTCTTCACAGCATTTTTTATACTGATCTTAGTGCCCGATTTCTTTAATTTGCTAAAGGATTTCGGCAGTGCGTTTCATACAGCGCGAGGCAGTTTATCGGCCGCAAACCAATTATCTATTGAACTCGAAAAGCCTTATGCTGAGTTAACGTGGGGGAAAGAAACAGTGGCGCAAGAACCTCCTCATTTATCACTAGAACAACTCGCATTTCAATACGGAGACGGGTTTGCATTAGCTCCGCTCAATGTGGAAATTCCACCTTATAGTCAAGTGGCAATTGTCGGAAAAAGTGGTTCGGGAAAATCAACGCTCATGCACCTTTTAGCGGGTCTTCTTCCACAAAGTCAAGGTCATTTTTTTATAAATGGTGTCGCTCGAGAAAACATTAGTGAAACATCTTGGTTTAACCAATTAAGTTACATTTCACAACATCCATACCTTTTTGCTGGCACTATTCGAGAAAATATACAGATGGGTGTTACAGGCGATGTTAGTGATGAAGAGGTGAGGGTAGCGGCTAAAAAAGCAGGCATTGCAGAAATGGTCTCCACACTTGAAAAAGGGTTTGAAACACCCATTGGCGAAGCGGGGCGCGGGTTGTCTGGGGGAGAAAAGCAACGAATTGCACTTGCACGGGCTTTCTTGAAAAAACCGTCACTTATTTTATTTGATGAACCAACGACCGGGTTAGATTTACAAACTGAGAAAGTTTTGCAAGACTCTTTGCATGAATTGAAAAAAACTTCCACGGTTATTACGGTGGCTCACCGCCTTCACACGATTAAAGAAGCAGATATCATCTTATTTTTAGATAATGGAAAACTGGATGCAACTGGAAATCATCAAGAACTATTGAAAACGTATGTGCCTTACGAAGAAATGCTTGCAGCGCAGCAAGGAGGTGGCTTGCGATGAAGGAATTAACGCTTGTGTTGAAATTGACGCTTCTTGAAAAAAAGGATGTTTTAATCGCCATCTTTTTCGGGTTTTTAGCAGGTATTGCAGGTGTCGCGTTGATGGGGTCAAGTGGTTACTTGATTTCAAAAGCCGCCTTAACTTCACAAATGACTACATTGGTCGTCATGGCAGCTGTTTTGAAATTATTTGGTTTTGCATCGGCGTTAAGTCGTTATGGAGAACGTTTATATTCTCACCGAGCGACATTTACAATGCTCAGTCACTTAAGAGTATCGTTTTTTGAGCGTTTGTCTCCACTGGCGCCAAGAATATTTAGCAAATATCGAAGTGGTGACTTACTGTCCCGAATTGTTGGAGACGTTGAAAGTTTGCAAAACTTTTTACTGCGCGTATTCTATCCGCCAGTAGTGCTGGGCATTGTTTTTTTAAGTGTTGTTTTCTTCACGTCATTTTTCTCACTAGGTATTGCAATTGTGATTTTTATCGGGATGTTGTTAACGGTAGTGGTGGTTCCAGCACTTTTCTCTAGTAGAAAGCGTCGCATGGATGGACAAGTTAGAGCGCAAAGAGGGAATTTAGCGATCGAATCGACAGAATTCCTTTATGGATTTCGGGATTTAAAAATTCATCAACAGCTTAACGCAAAAGAACAACAATTGAAAAGTGACGCAGCACAATATAATGAGGGGCAACGACAAGAAGGATTAGAAGAAAACTTAGCTCAATCTATGAACGCATTTGTTGCGTTACTCGTTTCCTTTTTTGTTTTAGGCGTAGGCGCTTATTTTGTTGCAGCTGGTGAACTAGATGGCTTGTATTTAGCAATGCTCGTCATGGTCTCCATTGCTGCTTTTGAAAACGTTGCACCTATGGCTGCTTTTCCAACACATTTTGAAGAAAGTCGGAAAGCAGCTGTGCGATTAGAAGAGATTGTGGCTGAACCTGATTTACCACAAGGATCAGAACCTATGCCAAGTGGCCCGCTTGATATAAGATTGGATAAAGTATCTTTTCAATACCCAAACGAAAACAGCTTAGCCCTGGACCGTATATCTCTTCACTTGCTGCCAGGCACAAAAACAGCGATAGTCGGACCGAGTGGTTCTGGGAAATCGACTTTGATGCAAGTACTGTTAAGTGTTTTTCCTCTCAGCCAAGGCCAGTTATCCATCGGTGGCATACCTGTAGAAGCACTTAAGCAAGAAGAAATTTGGCAACAAATGAATATTGTTTTGCAGGAAAACCATTTCTTTTATGGTACAATCCGGAGCAATTTATTAGTTGCGAACCCTTTAGCGACAGACGAGCAAATGATTGACGTGCTGGCTAAAGTACAACTCGATATACTTCCGCTGAGTATGACGGTAGAAGAAAAAGGTCAGAATTTGTCTGGAGGTCAAAAGCAGCGGCTGGCAATTGCGCGTGCCATGTTAAAAGGGAAGTCTCTATGGCTTATGGATGAACCGGTATCTTCTGTGGATAGTTTGACAGGGCATGCCATTTACCAGCAGATGTTCCAGCAACATAAAGATGATTTGTTTGTCATCATCAGTCATGACTTAACAGGGCTTGAAAAAATGGATCAGATTATCGTTATGGAAAAAGGCTGCATCGTAGAAAGTGGTTCATACGACGAGTTGATGGAGAAAAAAGCGTATTTCTATCAACTTAAAGAAATTGAAAATAGTGTATTTACCTAATAGAAAAACCGCCGTCACGTAACTATGTGACGGCGGTTTCAGCTTGTAGACAAAAGAATTATTATGTTAGTTAACGAATGTATATTGATCTTATCCTATATACTGGATCCTTCGCTCCATGCGGACGCTTTCCGCGGACGAAGCGCTGAGCCTCCTCGTCGCAAGCTCCTGCGGGGTCTCATCACTCCGTTTTTCCGCAGGAAAGTCAGTGACCAAAGGGACTTCGGTCAATGGCTTTGCGACGAAGCTAGCGCAGCGATGCAGGAGCATATCTTTGCCCTTCGCCGCATTGCGCTTCGGATCCTTGTGTGATTACTCATTAATTCTCTTGAAAAGTGGAATCGCTGGTTACTTTCTCTAATTAAAGCTATATCCTAACAACCGTTCTGGCCACGAAGACTCCTATGGGACAGCGAAAGCTGAAGACCCCGCAGGAATAGCATTGGCCGAAGCCTGCGAGGACAAGCTTTTGCGACGAAGCTAGCGCAGCGATGCAGGAGCATGGGTTTTCAGTGACGAGGAGGCTGAAGCTGAGCCCATGGAAAGCGTAGTGGCCAGAAGGGTTGTGGTTATACATAACTATACATTTTCAATAGACTTTGTCTACACTCTGAAACCGCCATCACGTAACTATGTGACGGCGGTTTTTAGTATTTTGATAGTATTCTACTAGCTTTATTTTAATAGCAAATTCTCATCTTTTTTAGCATCTTCTAACTTCATTTGTTCAAGCTCTAGACGCATTTTTTGTGTTTCAATAACAAAGTTTTCGTGCTTTAGTTTTTCTAGTTCTAACTCATTTTCAATCATTTTA includes:
- the cydD gene encoding thiol reductant ABC exporter subunit CydD encodes the protein MNDLKQLAFQRKNTMTFLVAMSILKGLATIGQALFFVMIADRVFLQSATFESLIPLFGGLLLSILLRAGSGYAIGKTGVNLAADVKNEFRNTLIQSFARNPLLAAAQGQSGQKVGLLMDSVDEIDGFYSKYIPQMIQTYIIPVILLGVIFSQNWTSGVIILITAPFIPVFMALVGKGTKKKADEKMEQLNRFSGTFLDILQGLSTLKLFGQAEKQQQAIRKSSLDFRDSTMEVLKSAFLSSLMLEYISMLSIGIVALEIGLRLVVFDSISFFTAFFILILVPDFFNLLKDFGSAFHTARGSLSAANQLSIELEKPYAELTWGKETVAQEPPHLSLEQLAFQYGDGFALAPLNVEIPPYSQVAIVGKSGSGKSTLMHLLAGLLPQSQGHFFINGVARENISETSWFNQLSYISQHPYLFAGTIRENIQMGVTGDVSDEEVRVAAKKAGIAEMVSTLEKGFETPIGEAGRGLSGGEKQRIALARAFLKKPSLILFDEPTTGLDLQTEKVLQDSLHELKKTSTVITVAHRLHTIKEADIILFLDNGKLDATGNHQELLKTYVPYEEMLAAQQGGGLR
- the cydC gene encoding thiol reductant ABC exporter subunit CydC codes for the protein MKELTLVLKLTLLEKKDVLIAIFFGFLAGIAGVALMGSSGYLISKAALTSQMTTLVVMAAVLKLFGFASALSRYGERLYSHRATFTMLSHLRVSFFERLSPLAPRIFSKYRSGDLLSRIVGDVESLQNFLLRVFYPPVVLGIVFLSVVFFTSFFSLGIAIVIFIGMLLTVVVVPALFSSRKRRMDGQVRAQRGNLAIESTEFLYGFRDLKIHQQLNAKEQQLKSDAAQYNEGQRQEGLEENLAQSMNAFVALLVSFFVLGVGAYFVAAGELDGLYLAMLVMVSIAAFENVAPMAAFPTHFEESRKAAVRLEEIVAEPDLPQGSEPMPSGPLDIRLDKVSFQYPNENSLALDRISLHLLPGTKTAIVGPSGSGKSTLMQVLLSVFPLSQGQLSIGGIPVEALKQEEIWQQMNIVLQENHFFYGTIRSNLLVANPLATDEQMIDVLAKVQLDILPLSMTVEEKGQNLSGGQKQRLAIARAMLKGKSLWLMDEPVSSVDSLTGHAIYQQMFQQHKDDLFVIISHDLTGLEKMDQIIVMEKGCIVESGSYDELMEKKAYFYQLKEIENSVFT